From the genome of Desulfovibrio gilichinskyi, one region includes:
- a CDS encoding ABC transporter ATP-binding protein, translating to MNTLLEVKDLRVKYGNIEALHGISFNVNEGEIVTLIGANGAGKTTTLLSVSRLPPPEAPKVISGDITWKGESILDTPPHTIISDLHLALVPEGRHIFGNLTVEENLKLATYARKDSANEISGDYDRVFALFPRLAERRKQRSESLSGGEQQMLAVGRALMSKCTFIMLDEPSMGLAPLLMYDMFRTLKQLNQEGLTILLIEQNAHLALKFAHRGYVLDTGEIVAQGSSAELMENPEVKKAYLGG from the coding sequence TTGAATACTCTACTTGAAGTCAAAGATCTCCGCGTTAAATACGGAAACATTGAGGCACTTCACGGCATATCTTTTAATGTTAATGAAGGTGAAATTGTCACGCTTATCGGTGCAAACGGCGCCGGTAAAACCACAACGCTTCTATCAGTAAGCCGCCTTCCACCGCCGGAAGCACCTAAAGTAATCAGTGGGGATATAACTTGGAAAGGAGAATCCATTCTTGATACTCCTCCCCATACGATTATTTCCGATCTGCATTTGGCACTTGTTCCTGAAGGCAGGCATATTTTCGGGAACCTGACTGTTGAAGAAAATCTTAAGCTCGCTACATATGCACGCAAAGATTCAGCAAATGAAATCAGTGGAGATTACGACAGAGTATTCGCGTTGTTTCCACGCCTTGCTGAACGCAGAAAGCAGCGCAGTGAATCACTTTCCGGCGGCGAGCAGCAAATGCTGGCTGTAGGACGGGCGTTGATGTCCAAGTGTACGTTCATCATGCTTGATGAACCTTCAATGGGACTTGCCCCGCTGCTTATGTATGACATGTTCCGCACCCTGAAGCAGCTCAATCAGGAGGGACTTACCATCCTGCTGATTGAACAGAATGCACACCTTGCGCTTAAATTTGCGCACAGAGGATATGTTCTCGATACGGGTGAAATAGTTGCACAGGGAAGTTCTGCCGAACTTATGGAAAATCCTGAAGTTAAAAAAGCCTATCTTGGCGGTTAA
- a CDS encoding ABC transporter ATP-binding protein: MSLLSINGLTQRFGGLQAVSDFNIELEEGSLTSLIGPNGAGKTTIFNLISGFYQPTEGKITLNGTPTKGLKPHQVTTLGVARTFQNIRLWNDMTVLDNIRIAQHYRMGYGFFDAILRSKNYLLREKEIERISTELLEFMDLRQYANELPTNLPYGLQRRVEIARAMSIQPSLLLLDEPAAGLNSSDVEGLITLIKWIHDEFDITILMIEHQMKVVMSLCSWIKCIDFGTTIDEGTPEHIQSSATVIKAYLGDDSI, from the coding sequence ATGTCGCTTTTAAGCATAAATGGACTCACTCAAAGATTCGGTGGATTACAAGCCGTATCAGATTTTAATATTGAACTTGAAGAAGGTTCTCTGACGAGCCTTATCGGACCGAACGGAGCCGGCAAGACTACTATCTTCAACCTGATCTCCGGATTCTATCAGCCTACAGAAGGAAAGATTACTCTTAACGGAACACCTACCAAAGGTTTGAAACCGCATCAGGTTACAACTCTTGGAGTAGCCCGTACCTTCCAGAACATACGTCTCTGGAATGATATGACCGTTTTGGATAATATCCGCATCGCCCAGCATTACCGCATGGGATACGGTTTCTTTGATGCGATTTTACGCAGCAAGAACTACCTTCTCAGAGAAAAAGAAATCGAGAGAATCTCAACCGAACTGCTTGAATTCATGGACCTGCGTCAGTATGCGAACGAACTTCCTACCAATCTGCCCTACGGATTACAGCGCAGAGTAGAAATCGCCAGAGCCATGTCAATTCAGCCGTCACTGCTCCTTCTGGATGAACCGGCAGCGGGACTCAACTCTTCGGATGTTGAAGGGCTGATAACGCTCATTAAATGGATTCATGATGAGTTCGACATCACTATTCTGATGATTGAACATCAGATGAAAGTTGTTATGTCTCTTTGTTCATGGATAAAATGTATCGATTTCGGCACCACCATTGACGAAGGAACCCCTGAACATATTCAGTCCAGTGCGACTGTTATTAAAGCATACCTGGGAGATGATTCAATTTGA
- a CDS encoding branched-chain amino acid ABC transporter permease, with amino-acid sequence MQKYSFNIGLWGMALILVVLSQIGALDFYIQSVLMFIGINIILSASLNVVNGYMGEFSCGHAGFMCVGAYVSSILSVIFFSQNSIFGAPLLPPNLAIVGFPIIVIISGVVAGITGLIVAIPSFKTRGDYLAIITIAANYMVISAIENIDVIGGPRGFMGMKRVVNAMTDVVNIPWMMIWVILGTFMSIWMIRRFVSSTYGKGIMAISQDEVAAEIMSVNTNKMKMAAFMLSSGLAGVAGALFAHVLGYVNPQSFNIMKSTECLVMVYLGGMGSLGGSVLSAILFTVMLELLRFIIPAIDTGLHLVNILPATYHLSQVWKWVLIPLTLILLMQFRPEGLMGNKELPDLFPGLKKFYKFK; translated from the coding sequence ATGCAAAAGTACAGCTTTAATATCGGATTATGGGGAATGGCCCTTATTTTGGTGGTCCTTTCACAGATAGGCGCACTGGATTTTTATATTCAGTCGGTGCTCATGTTCATCGGCATAAATATAATATTATCAGCCAGTTTAAACGTGGTTAATGGATACATGGGCGAGTTCTCTTGCGGCCATGCCGGATTTATGTGTGTCGGAGCATATGTCTCATCTATTCTGAGTGTAATTTTCTTTTCTCAGAACAGCATTTTCGGAGCACCTTTACTCCCGCCAAATCTGGCTATTGTGGGTTTCCCCATCATAGTTATCATCTCAGGTGTTGTAGCAGGCATAACCGGACTCATCGTCGCAATTCCCTCATTTAAAACACGCGGTGACTACCTCGCCATTATTACAATTGCGGCTAACTATATGGTTATATCCGCAATTGAAAATATTGACGTAATCGGCGGACCACGCGGCTTTATGGGAATGAAACGAGTGGTTAACGCAATGACTGACGTGGTCAATATCCCATGGATGATGATCTGGGTTATCCTCGGAACATTCATGAGTATCTGGATGATTCGCAGATTTGTTTCTTCAACTTACGGGAAAGGCATCATGGCCATTTCTCAGGATGAAGTTGCAGCTGAGATTATGAGTGTTAACACTAACAAGATGAAGATGGCGGCTTTTATGCTTTCATCAGGTCTTGCCGGTGTTGCAGGAGCTCTGTTTGCTCATGTTCTTGGATATGTTAACCCCCAGTCCTTCAACATTATGAAATCAACCGAATGTCTGGTCATGGTCTATCTCGGCGGAATGGGGTCCCTCGGCGGATCTGTTCTTTCCGCTATTCTATTTACCGTTATGCTTGAACTTCTCAGATTCATCATTCCGGCTATAGATACGGGCCTGCATTTAGTTAATATTCTTCCGGCAACATACCACTTAAGTCAGGTATGGAAGTGGGTTTTAATCCCGCTGACTCTGATCCTGCTGATGCAGTTCAGGCCGGAAGGACTGATGGGTAACAAAGAACTGCCAGACCTATTCCCGGGGCTGAAAAAATTCTACAAATTTAAGTAG
- a CDS encoding branched-chain amino acid ABC transporter permease, whose amino-acid sequence MDILIQNLLNALQWGSFYALIALGYTLVYGVLLLINFAHGDIFMVGAYIAFFVATFFLGIVDFSPWMTLALTVPLTMLLTAAVGVTLERIAYRPLRRKGAHRLYVVITALMCGLILENGNLALLGASRKKFPELLDKVVYTYGNISVTNLKIIVIFAAIAVFFLLEFIVTRTKIGMAMRGISYDKFAIPLMGIPIDSVIVFTFVLGSAMAGLAGLLFAMSYPILEPYMGALIGWKAFIAAVVGGIGDIRGAFLGGFLLGFIEVGVVAVFPSTYRDLFAFSILLMILWIKPTGIFGVAKTTKI is encoded by the coding sequence GTGGATATCCTCATCCAGAACCTGCTTAATGCCTTGCAATGGGGAAGCTTTTACGCCCTGATTGCTCTCGGATACACACTGGTTTACGGTGTTCTGCTCCTGATTAACTTCGCTCACGGCGATATTTTCATGGTCGGAGCGTACATCGCATTTTTTGTAGCTACTTTTTTTCTCGGTATCGTCGACTTCAGCCCGTGGATGACATTAGCTCTTACAGTTCCGCTCACCATGCTGCTGACTGCAGCAGTAGGAGTTACTCTGGAAAGGATTGCTTACCGTCCTCTCAGAAGAAAAGGAGCTCACAGGTTGTATGTTGTTATTACAGCTTTGATGTGCGGTCTGATACTTGAAAACGGTAACCTGGCTCTGCTTGGAGCAAGCCGTAAAAAATTTCCTGAGCTGCTGGATAAAGTAGTTTACACGTATGGAAATATTTCGGTCACCAACCTGAAAATTATTGTAATCTTTGCCGCAATCGCGGTCTTCTTTCTTCTTGAATTTATTGTCACCCGCACCAAAATCGGGATGGCAATGCGCGGTATTTCATACGACAAATTCGCTATCCCGCTCATGGGCATTCCCATAGACAGTGTAATTGTCTTTACCTTTGTTCTCGGATCAGCCATGGCGGGTCTTGCCGGACTTTTGTTTGCCATGTCTTACCCTATCCTTGAACCGTATATGGGTGCACTCATCGGCTGGAAAGCCTTTATTGCCGCCGTGGTCGGAGGAATTGGAGATATTCGCGGAGCATTTCTGGGAGGGTTCCTGCTTGGATTTATCGAGGTAGGAGTTGTTGCTGTTTTCCCCTCCACATACAGAGATCTTTTTGCATTCTCAATTTTGCTGATGATTCTTTGGATAAAACCAACAGGAATCTTCGGTGTTGCCAAGACAACCAAGATTTAG
- a CDS encoding ABC transporter substrate-binding protein, giving the protein MSKMILRTVLVVMVMSLAFIILTGCSKDEEKIKIGFNIPLTGDIPKVGEASKNAAEMLKEEINSQGGLEVAGKKIPLEFYYEDNESKAESAVNVALKLIEQDGVVAIIGPNSSKQAVPAGGTCNDNHTPMVSPWSTNPDTTKDRPWVFRAAFLDPFQGPVAVNFASKQFKATTAAVLFDISNDYSKGLAEIFKDVWEKKNGAGTVVAFESHGTKDQDFSAQLTKIINSKPDFIFVPDNYNQVALIVKQAHDLGWTGPFMGSDAWGSSELMTLCGKDCIGQFFSTHYAAAGAKGATKEFIDRYSAKFGETPDDVAALTWDATRLVLQAIQDAGSYNSDVKAERKAIRDALSSVKEFAGITGSMKFDEQGDPIKCAVVVRIDENGQFVFAESVCP; this is encoded by the coding sequence ATGAGTAAAATGATTTTAAGAACGGTTTTAGTTGTCATGGTGATGTCCTTAGCGTTCATCATTCTGACAGGTTGTTCTAAAGATGAAGAGAAGATCAAAATCGGCTTCAATATCCCCCTTACAGGAGATATTCCTAAAGTCGGTGAAGCTTCCAAAAATGCGGCAGAAATGCTCAAGGAAGAAATCAACAGTCAGGGCGGCCTTGAAGTCGCAGGCAAAAAGATCCCTCTCGAATTTTATTATGAAGACAACGAATCAAAAGCTGAATCAGCAGTTAACGTTGCTCTTAAGCTTATTGAGCAGGATGGAGTTGTTGCAATCATAGGACCTAACTCCTCCAAGCAGGCTGTTCCTGCAGGTGGAACTTGCAACGACAACCACACGCCGATGGTTTCTCCGTGGTCTACCAACCCTGACACCACTAAAGACCGTCCTTGGGTTTTCCGCGCTGCCTTCCTTGATCCTTTCCAGGGCCCTGTTGCTGTAAACTTTGCTTCCAAGCAGTTTAAAGCAACAACCGCTGCAGTACTCTTCGATATTTCAAATGACTATTCAAAAGGTCTAGCTGAAATATTCAAAGACGTATGGGAAAAGAAAAACGGAGCCGGAACCGTTGTGGCTTTTGAATCTCACGGTACAAAAGATCAGGACTTCTCAGCTCAGCTCACAAAAATCATCAATTCCAAACCTGATTTCATTTTTGTCCCTGACAACTATAATCAGGTTGCTCTGATTGTTAAACAGGCTCATGACCTAGGCTGGACCGGACCTTTCATGGGTTCTGATGCTTGGGGCTCTTCTGAGCTTATGACTCTTTGCGGTAAAGACTGCATAGGTCAGTTTTTCTCTACTCATTACGCAGCTGCCGGAGCGAAGGGAGCCACTAAAGAATTCATCGACCGCTACAGTGCTAAATTCGGTGAAACTCCTGACGACGTAGCAGCTCTCACATGGGACGCAACCCGTCTTGTCCTTCAGGCAATTCAGGATGCAGGCTCTTACAACTCTGACGTTAAAGCAGAACGCAAAGCTATTCGCGATGCTCTGAGCAGCGTAAAAGAATTCGCAGGAATCACAGGGTCAATGAAATTTGACGAACAGGGTGATCCTATCAAATGCGCAGTTGTTGTTCGCATTGATGAAAATGGTCAGTTTGTATTCGCAGAATCAGTTTGCCCCTAA
- a CDS encoding HAMP domain-containing methyl-accepting chemotaxis protein, translating into MLKRLTVGQKIFSSFVIVAILFGGVSFESLKALNTSSEGFTTYRNYARESNLISEIQVTLLEATTCVKDFIITDKNEYKEKHFANIQKLLHLIDSAEKSFSTQDRISKILDVKQMIDVYEESFTEVARSQTLRSTLATNELIPKGDLMENYFGQIINSLGKSEKNSKALFWCARGIRHLVLGRLYAAKFLGDSDNDHIKKSLKEMAELDTITSQLSQILEAGNRKKLDEIINTSKSYIQILLQFTTLTEKRNDLIDSELDKLGPKMEAAIKQAKDSVIADQDKLGPELQARNTSAKTNVYLAGLCAILLGGISAIIIGRNITIPLKKVVNAAYKIAEGDMPEGIDDTDRTDELGLLSKAFNKMAASLKIMTEAMERIADSDLTLEVTPRSEHDTIGKALARMVENLKDDNRKIHDTVSILSSSLSQISAASAELTASAAETASAVAETNATVEEVKQTAHLSNEKSRQVADVARKAVRTSQQGQKASEDAASGMMNIKLQMDTIATSIVKLAEQSQHIGDIIYVVNDLADQSNILAVNASIEASKAGEEGKGFTVVAREIRNLSDQSKQSVAQIQSILADIQKATSSAVMITEEGGKAVEVGANLSSQTGESILSLSAVINQSAQSSAQIAASSQEQLAGLDQVAVALGSIKQAGEQNLESSRQLEMAVRDLDMQAKSLQEMMDRVKL; encoded by the coding sequence ATGCTTAAACGGTTAACAGTAGGCCAAAAAATATTCTCCAGTTTTGTTATTGTAGCCATCTTGTTCGGAGGTGTAAGTTTTGAATCGCTAAAAGCTCTTAACACTTCATCTGAAGGTTTCACAACTTACCGGAACTATGCGCGAGAATCAAATTTAATCAGTGAAATTCAAGTTACCCTGCTTGAAGCCACTACCTGCGTCAAAGATTTTATCATAACTGACAAGAATGAATATAAAGAAAAACATTTTGCAAACATACAAAAATTACTTCATCTGATTGACTCCGCAGAAAAAAGTTTTTCAACTCAAGATAGAATTTCTAAAATACTCGACGTTAAACAGATGATTGACGTGTATGAAGAAAGTTTTACAGAAGTAGCAAGATCGCAAACTCTCCGTTCCACTTTAGCAACTAACGAGTTGATTCCGAAAGGCGATCTCATGGAAAACTATTTCGGACAGATAATTAACAGCTTAGGCAAATCAGAAAAAAATTCTAAAGCCCTTTTCTGGTGTGCGAGGGGAATCAGACATCTGGTTCTTGGACGACTTTACGCAGCTAAATTCCTAGGCGACAGCGATAATGACCACATAAAAAAATCGCTTAAAGAAATGGCTGAGCTTGATACCATTACAAGCCAACTGTCACAAATTTTAGAAGCAGGTAACCGCAAAAAACTGGATGAGATAATTAATACCAGCAAATCATATATCCAAATATTATTGCAGTTTACCACTCTTACAGAAAAGCGGAACGATTTGATAGATTCTGAGCTTGATAAACTTGGACCTAAAATGGAAGCAGCAATCAAGCAGGCCAAGGACTCTGTGATTGCGGATCAGGACAAACTTGGCCCTGAACTGCAAGCTCGCAATACCAGTGCTAAGACTAATGTCTATCTTGCAGGCTTATGTGCAATTTTACTAGGTGGCATTTCCGCTATAATAATAGGACGAAACATAACTATCCCGCTTAAGAAAGTTGTTAATGCCGCATATAAAATTGCTGAAGGGGACATGCCGGAAGGAATTGATGATACCGACAGAACTGATGAACTCGGTCTGCTGTCAAAAGCTTTTAACAAAATGGCTGCTTCGCTGAAAATAATGACTGAGGCCATGGAAAGAATTGCAGATTCTGATCTGACCCTGGAAGTAACGCCGCGATCAGAGCATGACACCATCGGAAAAGCTCTTGCCCGCATGGTTGAGAACCTCAAAGACGATAATAGAAAAATTCATGATACTGTCAGCATTTTGTCTTCATCGCTCAGCCAAATTTCAGCAGCTTCAGCAGAACTGACAGCAAGTGCTGCCGAAACAGCAAGCGCAGTAGCTGAAACAAACGCTACTGTTGAAGAGGTTAAACAAACAGCTCACCTTTCAAATGAAAAATCAAGGCAAGTAGCCGATGTCGCCCGCAAAGCAGTCAGAACATCTCAGCAAGGACAAAAAGCTTCTGAAGACGCTGCATCAGGAATGATGAACATTAAACTTCAAATGGATACAATTGCTACAAGCATTGTAAAGCTTGCCGAGCAGTCTCAACACATAGGTGACATTATTTATGTAGTTAATGACCTTGCAGACCAGTCCAACATTCTCGCTGTAAACGCTTCCATCGAGGCATCTAAGGCAGGGGAAGAAGGAAAAGGATTCACGGTTGTCGCGCGCGAAATCAGGAACCTTTCTGACCAGTCAAAACAGTCTGTCGCTCAAATTCAATCCATACTTGCAGACATTCAAAAAGCTACCAGCTCTGCCGTTATGATTACCGAGGAAGGCGGAAAGGCTGTTGAAGTAGGCGCAAACCTATCATCCCAGACAGGAGAATCCATCCTTAGTTTAAGTGCAGTTATCAATCAGTCAGCTCAATCCTCTGCACAGATTGCGGCTTCAAGTCAGGAGCAGTTAGCCGGACTTGATCAAGTGGCGGTAGCTCTTGGCAGTATCAAACAGGCTGGAGAGCAAAATCTCGAAAGTTCAAGACAGCTTGAAATGGCTGTGAGAGATTTAGATATGCAAGCAAAGTCACTTCAGGAAATGATGGATCGTGTTAAACTTTAG
- a CDS encoding pyridoxal phosphate-dependent aminotransferase, whose protein sequence is MTEEIENDPTLHLFVEQSLEKLEQIETELIKLEKIHSPAGSSVARIYAITLSLKESAALLDLKNISLIASNIGSVLERIFKNEIPFTTDLLNIIIDIYDKLTELVSNTTLSSDYDIRSITIPLEESVKEAIASNQTTAPQKPHTAPVKEKPVIDTEPKETKVNKPETTQAAPPSHNRPSYISAHDFKKKFNIKKEIDLSTNANPLGVSKAVSNTIVNMANNCCGFENNMDDSLKFGLAQRHDISEDNVIIANGAADILDLALRLTVTPGIDHVLSYEFGLPEYNRVAALCGVELFRLPRSRNFSPPLDQIVNTSNKNTAAVIITNPDIPSGYGMPAEELATMATLLPKRTLLIIDERSVEFAWPEDDYSMLPFLNKMPNLVILRSFSWSFGMQGVRLGYALMSAERAQHLEDARLPQPISPLNLGAGIAALNHSEFYYSTIALIIKGRERVQKGLQELGCSVYPSQSNFVMFSGPIPAKTLHDKMLDHGFKVKLLSEFGLNDLLTVSIGNNSRNRLFLAAMRNILAE, encoded by the coding sequence ATGACTGAAGAGATTGAAAATGATCCTACTTTACACCTTTTTGTCGAACAATCACTCGAAAAACTTGAACAAATTGAAACAGAACTTATAAAACTCGAAAAAATACATTCTCCAGCAGGATCCTCTGTTGCAAGAATCTACGCAATTACACTTTCTTTAAAAGAAAGTGCCGCGTTACTTGACCTTAAAAATATAAGTCTCATTGCCAGCAATATAGGCTCTGTTCTTGAGCGTATTTTTAAAAATGAAATTCCGTTTACAACTGACCTTTTGAACATTATTATAGATATATACGACAAATTAACTGAGCTTGTAAGCAACACAACACTTAGCTCTGACTATGACATTCGGTCTATAACAATTCCTCTGGAGGAATCTGTTAAAGAGGCAATCGCATCTAACCAGACAACTGCTCCGCAAAAACCACATACAGCTCCCGTAAAAGAAAAACCTGTGATTGATACAGAGCCTAAAGAAACTAAAGTAAATAAGCCAGAAACGACACAAGCTGCACCGCCCAGTCATAATAGACCCTCTTATATTTCAGCCCATGATTTCAAAAAGAAATTCAATATTAAAAAAGAGATAGACCTTTCAACTAATGCTAATCCGCTTGGAGTTTCAAAAGCTGTTTCAAATACAATTGTAAATATGGCAAACAATTGTTGCGGCTTTGAAAATAATATGGATGACAGCCTTAAATTCGGTCTGGCACAGCGGCATGACATATCCGAAGACAATGTAATTATTGCAAACGGAGCTGCCGACATTCTCGATCTGGCTCTTCGCCTGACAGTAACGCCGGGAATTGACCATGTGCTCAGTTATGAATTCGGACTTCCTGAATATAACAGAGTTGCAGCTCTTTGCGGGGTTGAACTTTTTCGTCTGCCGCGGTCACGCAATTTTTCACCGCCGCTTGACCAGATTGTTAATACTTCAAACAAAAACACTGCGGCAGTTATCATAACAAACCCCGATATTCCTTCAGGATATGGAATGCCTGCGGAAGAGCTTGCAACTATGGCAACCCTTCTTCCTAAACGAACATTGCTGATAATCGATGAAAGATCCGTAGAATTTGCATGGCCTGAAGACGATTACTCCATGCTGCCGTTTTTAAATAAAATGCCCAATTTAGTTATTCTACGCAGCTTTTCATGGTCGTTCGGCATGCAAGGGGTCAGACTTGGGTACGCACTGATGAGTGCAGAAAGAGCTCAACATCTCGAAGACGCAAGACTTCCACAACCGATCAGTCCCTTAAACCTCGGAGCAGGAATAGCCGCTCTCAACCATAGTGAATTTTATTACTCAACCATAGCTCTGATCATAAAAGGCAGAGAACGCGTACAAAAAGGACTTCAGGAGCTTGGATGCTCTGTATACCCGAGTCAAAGCAACTTTGTAATGTTCAGCGGGCCGATTCCGGCAAAAACATTACATGACAAAATGCTGGATCACGGATTCAAAGTTAAGCTGTTAAGCGAATTCGGACTTAATGACCTGCTCACAGTTTCAATCGGCAACAACTCCCGCAATCGTCTGTTTCTTGCAGCAATGCGCAATATTTTAGCTGAATAA
- a CDS encoding ferritin-like domain-containing protein yields the protein MVAFFTASEVIELAMRIEQKGQAFYLLAADEAEDPGAKEFFDFFATEESKHEMFFRGMRDRIGHLEIPPGSDFEEYTQYVMALIDSHDVFNFDYTAGFKAGDFSFEDAVRIAMRFEKDTILLFNELKKMVPESEQDFVEECIDEERGHLRLLSSKLKD from the coding sequence ATGGTAGCGTTTTTTACAGCCAGTGAAGTTATTGAACTGGCAATGAGAATTGAACAGAAAGGGCAGGCATTCTATCTGCTTGCAGCTGATGAAGCTGAAGATCCCGGTGCAAAAGAATTCTTTGATTTTTTTGCTACTGAAGAATCAAAGCATGAAATGTTTTTCAGAGGAATGCGAGACAGAATCGGCCATCTTGAAATTCCTCCTGGAAGTGATTTTGAGGAATATACTCAATATGTTATGGCATTAATTGATTCACATGATGTTTTTAACTTTGATTATACTGCCGGATTTAAAGCAGGTGATTTCAGTTTTGAAGATGCGGTAAGAATTGCCATGAGATTTGAAAAGGATACAATTCTTTTGTTTAATGAACTTAAGAAAATGGTTCCTGAGTCCGAACAGGATTTCGTAGAGGAATGTATTGATGAAGAAAGAGGCCATCTGCGGCTTTTATCATCAAAGCTAAAAGATTAA
- a CDS encoding flagellar hook protein FlgE, translated as MAFSAMYTGASGIKAHSLLLQQTGSNIANVNTTAYKSGRTFLENLHSQDATGTISGVVSGGGSNTAGQIGMGVKLSSTRIDFKEGSYEPTSSSTDLAIAGKGFFRVAEQSSPISHYTRAGNFRFDKNGLLTDAHKNVLQGYAYDSDGKLGSTSTNIALPLKEEKNASGETIMVVKSDPKATSSVTLKTNLDSGTVDNSQDTKSPFFSLLSQWDGTKNPPLAADKYAYNSSLQVYDKNGNKVNLTVYYDKVTPSESGPTDKKYWEYIVTVSPENDGRSSTATTSAAGLLMTGTLTFSGDGNLLNQTAYSLSSNSSGNAKDLNNWSLANFDSEGKPTFSATITGEKGQGDAQQISIDLGVKSASSSWNTTGGTAADVGSNASGLPKMNDGKIDALSTTDYKGSSSTISRSQDGFGEGYLQNVAVNGDGVLSAIYSNGLSQDLYKINMYNFNSEFGLRREGSNYFGETSESGAAIEGIAKKEGMGAIMENNLETSNVDLAKEFATMILTQRGFQANSKMITTSDQLINITLGVKK; from the coding sequence ATGGCTTTCAGTGCAATGTATACAGGTGCTTCGGGTATTAAGGCTCACAGTCTGCTGCTCCAGCAAACCGGCAGCAACATTGCCAATGTAAATACAACTGCTTACAAAAGCGGTAGAACTTTTCTTGAAAACCTTCACAGTCAGGATGCCACCGGTACGATATCAGGAGTTGTATCCGGCGGCGGCTCAAATACAGCCGGGCAGATCGGCATGGGTGTCAAGCTTTCCTCAACCAGAATCGATTTTAAAGAGGGTTCGTATGAGCCTACTTCCTCGAGCACTGACCTTGCAATAGCCGGAAAAGGATTCTTCAGAGTCGCAGAGCAATCATCACCAATCAGTCACTATACTCGTGCCGGTAATTTTCGTTTTGATAAAAATGGACTCCTTACTGACGCACATAAAAACGTACTGCAAGGCTATGCTTATGACAGCGATGGCAAGTTAGGTTCAACATCTACAAATATTGCCTTACCACTAAAAGAAGAAAAGAATGCTTCCGGTGAGACCATAATGGTCGTAAAATCTGATCCTAAAGCAACTTCAAGTGTCACTCTTAAAACAAACCTCGATTCCGGTACTGTCGATAACAGTCAGGACACGAAATCACCATTTTTCTCATTGCTCAGCCAGTGGGACGGAACAAAAAACCCGCCACTTGCAGCCGATAAGTACGCTTATAATTCTTCCCTTCAAGTCTATGACAAAAATGGAAATAAAGTAAATTTAACTGTATACTATGATAAAGTTACACCTTCAGAGAGCGGCCCGACTGATAAAAAATACTGGGAATATATTGTAACAGTATCACCTGAAAATGACGGTAGATCCTCAACCGCTACAACTTCAGCGGCCGGACTTCTGATGACCGGAACGCTTACATTTTCCGGTGACGGAAATCTTCTTAACCAAACGGCATACAGCCTTAGCAGTAATTCATCAGGAAATGCAAAAGACTTAAATAACTGGTCGCTTGCAAACTTTGACTCAGAAGGAAAGCCGACTTTTTCCGCTACGATTACAGGGGAAAAAGGTCAAGGGGATGCTCAGCAAATCTCAATAGATTTGGGTGTAAAATCAGCTTCGAGTTCTTGGAATACCACAGGCGGAACAGCTGCGGATGTCGGTAGTAATGCCTCAGGTCTTCCAAAGATGAATGACGGCAAGATTGATGCCCTCAGCACAACAGACTATAAAGGATCTTCCTCCACAATAAGCCGGTCGCAGGACGGTTTCGGGGAAGGATATCTTCAAAATGTGGCCGTGAATGGTGATGGAGTCTTATCCGCCATTTATTCAAACGGGCTTAGCCAGGATCTGTATAAAATAAACATGTACAATTTTAACAGTGAATTCGGGCTACGCCGTGAAGGTTCCAACTATTTTGGAGAAACATCTGAATCCGGGGCAGCAATTGAAGGCATAGCCAAAAAGGAAGGCATGGGTGCCATTATGGAAAATAATCTGGAAACCTCAAACGTTGATTTAGCAAAAGAATTTGCAACAATGATTCTCACGCAAAGAGGTTTTCAGGCCAACTCTAAAATGATCACAACATCAGACCAGCTTATAAACATCACACTTGGTGTTAAAAAATAG